From the Candidatus Nanoarchaeia archaeon genome, the window AGGCCCGATCAGAACAAATGGTGTGCTAACTCCTCGAGAGGAATTTGAGGCGTGATGGATGTACTTCGCAGCAAGATCCTTTCCAGTGCCGCTTGCTCCCATAAGCAGGAGGGAAATATCTAACCGAGATGCCCGCTCTAAGAGGCCTAACACATGCTGCATTACAGGGCTGATTCCATAGATCCTTCTCTCATTGCCCTTATGATTGATCTCTTCAGTAAACGAAATGTATGTTTTTTGTTCCATCGGATACGCATGCGAGAGGTTCCGGACAGGGGTTTCCCCAGCTTTAAAAAGGTTACCCCTTGGCAGTTGAGTCAGGCTGGCAGCGTAATGCTTTTTAAAGAAATGCAGCTTTTTCTCAGCTACGCTCCTGTGGTCTAGTGGACAGGATACAACCCTGCGGATCAGCCATGATGCAGTTGAAAGGTTGCGGCCCGGGTTCAAATCCCGGCAGGAGCGTATTATTTTGAAGGAGTTAGGAGGTTTAATACTTCTCCAATGTAAGATTTGGGATCCTTGTGAAATGCTTAGGATTCCCTGTGAGAAGCGGTTCGTTGTGTACTAATGCGATTGCCGCTATCATAATGTCTTCTATATCGATGGTCTCCCCTTTTTTAATAAGAGCCGCTTCAATCTCTCCTGCTGTCCTTGCTTCCTCGTCACCAAAAGAATAAACCGGGAGGGACTGGATAATCTCGTGAACCTTCTTTTTCTCCTTCTCCCGATTCTGGCTTTGGAGAGCGCCACTCCATAACTCCATAACTGAGATAGAAGTGATGGCTTTTATTGCAAATTTTCTATCCAGATTCTCTGCCTTCTCCTTTGCAGAGAGATTCTTACCGCGCAGAAGTTCGATTAAGAATGATGTGTCCAGAATCATTGTTGGAGCAGCCGTTTCTTATGAGAGCTTAAATGGGATTTCCTCGCGTCCCTGATGGATTCCTCTAACGCATTTGCGCTTTCCTCGCTCAATGCACCATAAAAAGAGGAGAGATTTTTCTTACCTGATAGTTTGATGATTGCTTCGCTAAAACTCTCGGTAAC encodes:
- a CDS encoding antitoxin VapB family protein encodes the protein MATKTISITEEAYTILKSKKTVTESFSEAIIKLSGKKNLSSFYGALSEESANALEESIRDARKSHLSSHKKRLLQQ
- a CDS encoding PIN domain-containing protein, with the translated sequence MILDTSFLIELLRGKNLSAKEKAENLDRKFAIKAITSISVMELWSGALQSQNREKEKKKVHEIIQSLPVYSFGDEEARTAGEIEAALIKKGETIDIEDIMIAAIALVHNEPLLTGNPKHFTRIPNLTLEKY